From the Phyllobacterium sp. T1293 genome, the window CGAACCTCAGCCCAAAAAAGCCGGTCCGGCATTCAAGCCCAATGGATCAAGAGCCATGAAAAGTTCCGATCCATTTGCCGATCTCAATCAACAATTTCTTCCGAGCCTTGACCCAAGGGCAGCGCAGATTGTTGCCAGGCTTTCACCGAAAGTGCGTCTCAGAAATCTTTGTAGCGATGAGACAATAGCGCGGCTTCGCTCAAAATCGGGAATGCGGCGCGCTGATATCCTGCTACGTCGCACAGGCCCCACAGGTGGGGCCGTAACCAGAACCTCTTTCAATGTTGTGCAAGGCGCCTTTCGCAGCGATGGAAATTGGTACAACATCGATTTACAATGTTCTGTCGATGCGGGTATAAGTCGCGTGATATCATTGACCTACACTATCGGCAGCGCCATTCCACGGAATGAATGGCGGCAACGCAATCTGCCCAATTAGTGGCATCACCCGCCATCCGCCGCTTTTTCAATCGTGGCAATATCGATCTTTACCATCTGCATCATGGCATTCATGGCGCGCTGGGCTCTGCCGGGATCTTTGTCCTGCAGCAATTCCAGCAAGCGCGATGGAACAACCTGCCAGAACAGGCCATACTTATCCTTGAGCCAGCCACATGCGCGTTCCTCGCCGCCTGCGGACAGTTTCTCCCAGAAATAATCAACTTCTTCCTGAGAAGCGCAATCGATGGTGAGGGAAATGGCTTCGGTGAATTTATATTGCGGTCCGCCATTGAGGGCGACGAATTCCTGCCCACCGAGCTGAAAGACAACGGTGAGTGCGCGCTCGGCTCCGGCAGGCCGAAGAATGTCAACAATCTTCGAATCCTTGAATAGTGATACGTAGAAATTGGCGGCTTCCTCAGCCTGCTTGTCAAACCACAGGAAGGTTCTGATTTTCTGGCTGGTTGTCATGAAACATATCCTCCTTCTTCACAGCGCGCCTTTAGGCGCTGATATGCGCTTTATTGCCGGGTGAGTCGCAGATTTCGTGAATCATAGCTGTTGCCAGAGACCATAGCGCGACACCGGTGCCGCGCTATTTTAATCCACAGGGTGATACAGGCTTGGCTTAAGCAGACCTGTTTCCGGTAATCGCGTGATAGAGCCAGAGCACGACCACGGAGCCGATAACAGCAACAATCAGGCTGTAAATGTTGAAACCGGTAACACCGGTTGCACCAAACAAGCTGAAAATAAAACCACCGGCGACGGCGCCGACAATGCCTAGAACGATATCAAGGATAAAACCCTGACCGCTCTTGTTGACAATCTTGCTGCCAATAAATCCCGCAACAAGTCCTAGTACAATCCAACCGATAACAGACATGCAAGCATTCCTTCCCTATCCATTGGCATAATGTCGTCATGTTTTCGCATAGATTGGATAAAATCAAGCTATGTTGTGCTTTACCCCTGAATGAATAAACTCCCTTGGGGGGATGCAATACAGAATTTGAATGAAAACCGAGCAACATTGAAGGAGATCGAGATGGGAATTTTCGATAATGCGGTACCGGGCGGAAACATTTCAAAGCCGCTCTTGATAGCGCTTGGAGCCGTTCTCGTTGGGAAAATGTTCAGTGGCGGTTCGAGCCAGCCCGCTCCAACTCCGGCAAATCCGCAGACAGCCGACAATGGCAACGCTGCTGGCGGCGGCCTTCTTGGCGGCCTCGGCGGCCTTTTGGAAAGTCTGACCAATGCCGGTCACGGCGAGACAGCCGATTCCT encodes:
- a CDS encoding VOC family protein: MTTSQKIRTFLWFDKQAEEAANFYVSLFKDSKIVDILRPAGAERALTVVFQLGGQEFVALNGGPQYKFTEAISLTIDCASQEEVDYFWEKLSAGGEERACGWLKDKYGLFWQVVPSRLLELLQDKDPGRAQRAMNAMMQMVKIDIATIEKAADGG
- a CDS encoding GlsB/YeaQ/YmgE family stress response membrane protein, with translation MSVIGWIVLGLVAGFIGSKIVNKSGQGFILDIVLGIVGAVAGGFIFSLFGATGVTGFNIYSLIVAVIGSVVVLWLYHAITGNRSA
- a CDS encoding YidB family protein gives rise to the protein MGIFDNAVPGGNISKPLLIALGAVLVGKMFSGGSSQPAPTPANPQTADNGNAAGGGLLGGLGGLLESLTNAGHGETADSWVKPGENKPIAPNELGVALGKKAISEIAQQTGMSEDELLAQLSKVLPGVVDKLTPNGQVPTTQQIASLLKTSS